The Desulfohalovibrio reitneri genome contains a region encoding:
- a CDS encoding class I SAM-dependent methyltransferase, producing the protein MGQDKERRKLLRDNIIHEIDREIAVANSRGLYGRVLRKHYQRVIRELRGTRVLDCGCGFGLLTSMCREAGFSVRPIDVDEVSIELAHEIHGIEAENTSLYDVQGEYDVALFFDVISHLSLDRTLDKLREIDARQVILSDSNLANLALRLYRSLHGHEEHAEWSRREIVEAFGQGGYSLRASWYYDVLGLPLGGGFLRRPLPFFEKRSDLVCRLDDGMTRLAAGTRLDRWAAFRYLLVFER; encoded by the coding sequence ATGGGCCAGGACAAGGAACGCAGGAAGCTTCTGCGGGACAACATCATCCACGAGATCGACCGGGAAATCGCGGTGGCCAACAGCCGCGGCCTTTACGGCCGTGTTCTGCGCAAGCACTACCAGCGGGTAATCCGGGAACTGCGAGGGACACGGGTGCTGGACTGCGGCTGTGGCTTCGGGCTTCTGACCAGCATGTGCCGGGAAGCCGGGTTCAGTGTGCGACCCATCGATGTGGACGAGGTTTCCATCGAACTGGCCCATGAAATCCACGGCATCGAGGCGGAGAACACTAGCCTTTATGACGTACAGGGCGAGTACGACGTTGCCTTGTTTTTCGACGTCATCAGCCATCTTTCCCTGGACCGGACCTTGGACAAACTGCGGGAGATCGACGCCAGGCAGGTGATTCTCAGCGATTCCAATCTGGCCAACCTGGCGCTGCGCCTCTACCGCTCCCTACACGGACATGAGGAGCACGCTGAGTGGTCACGCCGGGAGATCGTGGAGGCCTTTGGGCAAGGCGGATACAGCCTGCGAGCTTCCTGGTATTACGACGTGCTGGGCCTTCCCCTGGGGGGTGGATTCCTGCGGCGGCCGCTGCCCTTTTTCGAGAAACGGTCGGACCTTGTTTGCCGCCTGGACGATGGAATGACCCGGCTTGCCGCTGGAACACGGCTCGATCGTTGGGCCGCCTTCCGTTATCTGCTGGTTTTCGAGCGCTGA
- the cysC gene encoding adenylyl-sulfate kinase has translation MFTIWFTGLSGAGKTTISSNLLVELRNRGLRAEWLDGDLIRANFSQELGYSKRDRDINVRRIGFVSHLLNKNGVVSVVAAIAPYQEAREANRSLIGEYIEVFVDRPLEALVENDTKCLYRRALAGEITNLTGVNDPYEAPDDPDVHLDTHRESVEESLSNVLDHLCSRELVPGGPTLCRETSFTLQDELDWRRKLAELGYAKP, from the coding sequence ATGTTCACCATATGGTTCACGGGCCTTTCCGGGGCCGGCAAGACCACCATCTCCTCCAACCTCCTCGTGGAGCTGCGCAATCGCGGCCTTCGAGCCGAGTGGCTGGACGGGGACCTCATCCGGGCCAACTTTTCCCAGGAGCTGGGCTACTCCAAGCGCGACCGCGACATCAACGTGCGCCGCATCGGCTTCGTGTCGCACCTTTTGAACAAGAACGGCGTGGTCAGCGTGGTGGCGGCCATCGCGCCCTACCAGGAGGCGCGCGAGGCCAACCGCTCCCTCATCGGCGAGTACATCGAAGTCTTTGTGGACCGCCCTCTGGAAGCGCTGGTGGAGAACGACACCAAGTGTCTGTACCGCCGCGCCCTGGCCGGGGAGATCACCAACCTCACCGGGGTCAACGACCCCTACGAGGCCCCGGACGACCCGGACGTGCACCTGGATACCCACCGCGAAAGCGTGGAGGAATCGCTGTCCAACGTGCTGGACCACCTCTGCTCGCGCGAGCTGGTGCCCGGCGGCCCGACGCTGTGCCGCGAGACCTCCTTCACCTTGCAGGACGAGCTGGACTGGCGGCGCAAGCTGGCTGAACTGGGCTACGCCAAGCCCTGA